Proteins encoded in a region of the Paenibacillus pedocola genome:
- a CDS encoding MFS transporter has protein sequence MSAISATYQEDAAVQKKRWIILIVLNLFTFMSTLDGSIVNIALPVLVKQLNLPVAQVEWVTTGYLMAICSVILFFGKLGDMVGKIRVFRIGTVIFILGSLLCGWSTSLPFLIASRVVQAIGASMTMANSQGIVTDIFPATERGKALGLIGTFVSLGSIAGPSLGGIIVSTLGWEYIFWVNVPIGLIAFALGMKVLPKDLVRVKSRIDLPGSLLFAFFIITLFAGLLLGQQLGYGDSKIVAALIAAAASFIAFIVVELRSQAPLLQLSLFKNSLFSLSILCAFLVFVANFCFNIISPFYAQNMLGLSPFYAGFLLMLFPISMVVIAPLSGALSDKIGSEFLTFAGLIVMVIAQFGLARLHDGSSVILVGLWIAMLGIGSGLFQSPNNSLIMSKVPRTQLGSAGSVNSLVRNVGMVVGITIATSILFNVMSSKAGHRVTGLVPGRPDIFLSGMHVVFMTSSVICLVSALLTGWRLITIRKSKRAEA, from the coding sequence ATGAGTGCGATTAGTGCAACCTATCAGGAGGATGCAGCGGTTCAGAAGAAGCGCTGGATTATTCTGATTGTTCTAAATTTGTTTACTTTTATGTCTACCCTGGACGGAAGTATTGTCAATATTGCCTTGCCGGTGCTGGTGAAGCAGCTGAATCTGCCGGTTGCCCAGGTCGAATGGGTCACTACAGGGTATCTGATGGCGATTTGTTCGGTTATTCTGTTTTTTGGTAAGCTGGGGGATATGGTCGGTAAGATCCGTGTGTTTAGAATCGGGACAGTGATTTTCATTCTCGGTTCTCTGCTCTGCGGATGGAGCACAAGTCTTCCATTCCTTATTGCCTCCCGTGTCGTTCAGGCCATTGGTGCTTCGATGACCATGGCGAACAGCCAGGGAATTGTGACGGATATTTTTCCGGCTACCGAACGCGGCAAGGCGCTTGGCCTGATCGGGACCTTCGTGTCTCTCGGCAGTATCGCCGGACCTAGCCTTGGCGGAATTATTGTATCCACCCTGGGCTGGGAATATATTTTCTGGGTGAATGTGCCGATTGGCCTGATTGCCTTCGCGCTCGGAATGAAGGTTCTGCCGAAGGATCTGGTCCGGGTGAAATCGCGGATTGATCTGCCGGGCAGTCTGCTGTTTGCGTTCTTTATCATTACACTGTTTGCCGGACTGCTGCTGGGACAGCAGCTTGGTTATGGGGACAGCAAGATCGTCGCTGCGCTTATCGCTGCCGCCGCCTCGTTCATCGCTTTTATTGTCGTGGAACTCCGCAGTCAGGCACCGCTGCTGCAGCTGTCGCTGTTTAAGAACTCCCTATTTTCACTTAGCATTCTGTGTGCCTTTCTCGTATTTGTGGCCAACTTCTGCTTCAATATTATCTCGCCCTTCTATGCGCAGAATATGCTGGGCCTGTCACCGTTCTATGCCGGATTTCTGCTGATGCTCTTTCCGATTTCGATGGTTGTCATCGCTCCGCTCAGCGGGGCTCTGTCTGATAAGATCGGCTCTGAGTTCTTAACCTTCGCCGGGCTCATCGTCATGGTGATTGCCCAGTTCGGGCTGGCCCGGCTGCATGACGGAAGCTCCGTTATTCTCGTCGGACTGTGGATCGCGATGCTCGGGATCGGCAGCGGGCTGTTCCAGTCTCCGAACAATTCACTGATTATGAGTAAGGTCCCGCGCACTCAGCTTGGTTCTGCGGGCAGTGTCAATTCACTTGTCCGTAATGTGGGGATGGTCGTCGGGATCACCATTGCCACATCCATCCTGTTCAATGTGATGAGCAGCAAGGCAGGGCACCGGGTAACCGGCCTCGTTCCGGGCCGTCCGGATATTTTCCTCTCGGGCATGCACGTGGTCTTTATGACTTCTTCGGTCATTTGTCTGGTCTCGGCACTGCTGACAGGCTGGCGTCTGATTACGATCAGAAAGAGCAAGCGGGCAGAGGCTTAA
- a CDS encoding MarR family winged helix-turn-helix transcriptional regulator — protein MRKEPIGKLVAYLHRQNTKILSKELAPYGLGSGGQHSFLKLILGHPGITQDQMTNEMKFDKATTARSVKHLEQLGYIERRTDPKDRRSSLLYPTAKAVDFAPVFQSILDEHNRKLTANLTEEEADTLVALLHKVTRTSESL, from the coding sequence TTGAGAAAAGAACCGATCGGCAAGCTGGTTGCCTATCTTCACCGCCAGAACACAAAAATATTGAGCAAAGAACTTGCACCCTACGGGCTTGGCAGCGGCGGACAGCACAGTTTTCTGAAGCTGATTCTCGGCCATCCGGGCATTACGCAGGACCAGATGACGAATGAAATGAAATTCGATAAGGCGACAACAGCCCGTTCCGTGAAGCATCTGGAGCAACTGGGATATATTGAACGGCGAACCGATCCGAAAGACCGGCGTTCTTCTCTTTTGTATCCTACAGCCAAAGCCGTGGACTTTGCTCCAGTATTTCAATCCATTCTTGATGAGCATAACCGCAAGCTGACTGCCAATCTGACGGAGGAGGAAGCCGACACACTGGTGGCTTTGCTTCATAAGGTTACCCGTACTTCCGAAAGCTTATGA